In one window of Rhinoderma darwinii isolate aRhiDar2 chromosome 7, aRhiDar2.hap1, whole genome shotgun sequence DNA:
- the LOC142657472 gene encoding phosphatidylinositol polyphosphate 5-phosphatase type IV-like, with product MPFWKKSKKYHVSQIPDNGNLMKEIPTMEEPNISLQKFSNIKDMPAEKCSDPSHSKPCDIGSKNAKKSAIRSLGSSAVIGAKELDRCFPNRRLRLYVATWNMEGKEFPQNLEDLLLPSDDSKDIYVIGVQEGCPNRREWEIKLQETLGPHYVLYHSSGLGVLYLTIFIRRELIWFCSEVEHTHVTTRLFHHVKTKGALGVAFTVFGTSFLFINSHMRFGAVHKRIQDYKTITEGLRLPQIIPERINSNALDVTSRFDRVFWFGDLNFQLKEDRKNVESLLKNIKGRDMSSLLKHDHLNEAKNNGSIFVGFKEHTIEFLPTYKFDIGTDTYDTSEKQRVPSYTVRYLISRSTELKKEYIS from the exons atgcccttttggaaaaaatccaaaaaatatcatgtgtctcagattcctgataatggaaatctaatgaaagagataccaactatggaggaacctaacatctcactccagaagttttccaacatcaaagatatgccagccgaaaaatgcagcgatccaagtcacagcaaaccttgtgacattggctcaaagaacgccaagaagagcgcaatcaggagcttgggcagcagcgctgtgattggcgctaaagaactggatcgctgtttcccaaatagacggctgagattatacgttgccacctggaatatggagggaaag gagttcccacaaaatctagaggatctgctgttgccatcagatgactccaaagacatttacgtaattggcgttcaggaaggatgtccaaacag acgggaatgggagataaaattacaagagactcttggtccacactacgtgctataccattcatccgggctcggagtcctgtatctcaccatctttattcgacgggaactgatctggttctgctcag aggtagagcacacccatgtaacaaccaggctattccaccatgtcaaaactaaaggagccttgggtgttgccttcaccgtctttgggacatcattcctgtttattaattcccatatgagat ttggggcagtccacaagaggatccaggactataaaactatcaccgagggtctccgtctgcctcaaattattccggaaagaataaactccaatgcct tggacgtcaccagccgctttgatcgagttttttggtttggggacctcaattttcaactgaaagaggacagaaaaaacgtggaatctcttctgaagaacattaaaggaagagatatgtccagtctcctcaaacacgaccatctgaatgaagccaagaacaacg ggtccatatttgtagggtttaaggagcacaccatagaattccttcctacatataagttcgacattggcacagacacctacgatacatcagaaaagcagagagtcccatcatatacggtaagatatcttatttccaggtctacagagctaaagaaagaatacatttcatga